In Humulus lupulus chromosome 6, drHumLupu1.1, whole genome shotgun sequence, a single genomic region encodes these proteins:
- the LOC133784979 gene encoding uncharacterized protein LOC133784979: protein MVKKKKSVRKPATRSDVQGLPSIQSEKSQTEIVREEDISEGVVQVLGKTQTESNLEVNANGVVQDGEPKVAGSASSSRADQLERADYQSSAQKHWNQFNSVKDGKRIALIDEDEVRSQSANWNSAVICMVLGANPPMPVFEGFIKRVWGHLGIAQIARMTMGLIMVKFNDEATCSHVLENGCLHFDRKPVIVRPWTTDLNVIRLIRLVPLWIRLHDLGLQYWGSKCLSALVSTIGKPIMVDKFTRERTRVQFSKILVEVELSDNPPRIIHYMNEQGQLVEQGMEYEWLLVKCKNYEGYGHVMSDCRKDQKPQLVQKTTLNKISPELERDKNKQVPTPTSEVATEQVVNTESGQGQSSGSKEMVEETSVIKGQESKNKWQTPKKSGLLHKISQRDSSSSKNGHKDEVQGKKLANLFGVLQEQAEGIEGSRGKVQSSYG from the exons atggtgaagaagaagaaatctgTAAGGAAACCGGCGACTAGATCTGATGTTCAAGGCCTGCCTTCAATCCAAAGTGAGAAGTCTCAAACAGAAATCGTGCGTGAAGAGGATATTAGTGAGGGTGTCGTTCAGGTTCTAGGTAAGACCCAAACTGAGTCTAATTTGGAAGTGAACGCTAATGGTGTTGTACAAGATGGTGAGCCGAAAGTTGCTGGGTCAGCTTCTTCTAGCAGGGCGGATCAATTGGAAAGAGCAGACTATCAATCATCGGCTCAAAAGCATTGGAATCAATTCAATTCGG TTAAGGATGGTAAGAGGATAGCACTGATTGATGAGGATGAAGTAAGAAGTCAGTCAGCAAATTGGAATTCAGCAGTCATTTGTATGGTTCTTGGAGCTAACCCTCCCATGCCTGTTTTTGAAGGCTTTATCAAGAGAGTTTGGGGTCACCTTGGGATTGCTCAAATTGCTAGAATGACTATGGGTTTGATAATGGTGAAGTTTAATGATGAGGCGACTTGCAGCCATGTTTTGGAGAATGGTTGTCTTCATTTTGACAGAAAACCAGTGATTGTGCGACCTTGGACAACTGATCTAAATGTGATTCGATTGATCCGCTTAGTTCCTTTGTGGATTAGACTTCATGACCTTGGACTTCAATACTGGGGAAGCAAGTGCCTTAGTGCTTTAGTGAGCACTATAGGCAAGCCGATTATGGTTGATAAATTTACCCGAGAGAGAACTAGAGTTCAATTTTCCAAGATTTTGGTGGAGGTGGAACTTTCAGATAATCCTCCTAGGATTATTCATTACATGAATGAGCAAGGTCAATTAGTAGAGCAAGGGATGGAGTACGAATGGCTTCTAGTCAAATGTAAAAACTATGAAGGTTATGGACATGTTATGTCTGATTGCCGCAAGGATCAGAAGCCACAATTGGTTCAGAAAACTACTCTAAATAAAATTTCTCCTGAGCTAGAAAGGGATAAGAACAAACAGGTGCCGACTCCAACTTCAGAGGTGGCCACGGAGCAGGTTGTAAATACTGAATCTGGACAGGGACAAAGTTCAGGTTCTAAGGAGATGGTTGAGGAAACATCTGTTATTAAGGGCCAGGAATCAAAGAATAAATGGCAAACTCCTAAGAAATCAGGGCTTTTACATAAGATCAGTCAAagagatagtagtagtagcaagaATGGTCATAAAGATGAGGTCCAAGGTAAGAAGTTGGCAAATCTGTTTGGGGTGCTTCAGGAACAGGCAGAGGGGATCGAAGGAAGCAGGGGTAAAGTGCAATCTTCTTATGGATAA
- the LOC133784980 gene encoding uncharacterized protein LOC133784980 gives MALAHGETQMLAYDVKKLWVVWNLRICVILSLFLQTFLILVGSIRKRYKSNYMHLLIWCAYYLADWIAAYALGQIVQTMGGEIFDPNKNGGIYLFWGQFVLLHLSGPDNIISFSPEDNGFWLKQLFGLLFQVVATIYSFSLLALAENNELWIPTILVFIAGLIKCYERVNALLNSTFDRFGGDTLLMPKPNPGRDYEYASVVHDPISERIILREAAAQLENSNKPPHGATMPISYNNPSDLGELQLLQLAYSFFKEFKVLFSGSFLSPENRESSRSYFLACDNYHKAFRLAEYELCFLHDRIHTKVVVLQNKLGYILRFICFCSVLIANLLFFTVEKQEYAEFDVNLTRALLMGTIFLDIISLIQLVFTEWNIAYMHFRKKLPKRVTQRIPSFVLKRNHWAESVFQCRMLEYCMHTCPTRLVYRLAGFVFGSTGVVDEMRLWFSPSMKVTADLKEFIFSELKEKSFRTPNLGEAIEACKDRGLSPIYADFVLFVKFEWSIIEFHYLESLLLWHIATDLCCECCEDVNNKYKSHCQALSNYMFYQLALQPRVLFQDQGNWAVVFQDTQEEAYSFFKKYSISFHRGACQRLMSVKTKYRAAFLKGPKSKSLLFDACILAKQLRSLGECRWELMAQVWVELMCFAAMNCSPTTHAIQPSKGGELLTFTWLLMYHLGLGTQFSNPSKVRLPSFL, from the coding sequence ATGGCATTGGCACATGGAGAAACACAGATGTTGGCCTATGATGTAAAGAAACTATGGGTGGTATGGAATCTTCGAATTTGTGTCATCTTGAGCCTGTTCTTACAAACTTTCCTGATATTAGTTGGTTCCATAAGGAAACGGTATAAATCCAACTACATGCACCTGTTGATCTGGTGCGCCTACTATCTAGCCGATTGGATTGCTGCTTACGCTCTTGGCCAAATCGTCCAAACCATGGGTGGTGAGATATTTGACCCCAACAAAAATGGAGGGATCTATCTATTTTGGGGACAGTTTGTTCTGCTGCATCTTTCTGGCCCTGATAACATCATTTCATTTTCACCTGAGGACAATGGATTCTGGCTGAAGCAACTGTTTGGACTCCTTTTCCAAGTTGTGGCCACCATCTACAGCTTCTCTCTGCTCGCACTTGCCGAGAATAATGAGCTATGGATACCTACCATTCTAGTGTTCATTGCGGGACTAATCAAGTGCTACGAGAGAGTCAATGCTCTACTCAATTCAACCTTTGATCGATTTGGTGGGGACACTCTCTTGATGCCAAAACCAAATCCTGGACGTGACTATGAATACGCTTCTGTTGTCCATGACCCAATAAGTGAAAGGATTATTCTTCGAGAGGCCGCTGCCCAGCTTGAAAATAGTAATAAGCCACCACATGGAGCTACAATGCCAATCAGCTATAACAATCCCAGTGATTTGGGAGAGCTTCAGCTATTGCAACTTGCGTATTCGTTCTTCAAGGAATTTAAGGTACTATTTTCTGGCTCATTTTTGAGCCCTGAAAATCGAGAATCAAGTCGTAGCTACTTTTTGGCATGTGACAATTATCACAAGGCTTTTAGATTAGCTGAGTACGAACTATGCTTCTTGCACGATCGTATACATACCAAAGTGGTGGTATTGCAGAACAAACTTGGATACATCCTCAGATTCATTTGCTTCTGTTCTGTCTTGATCGCAAATTTATTGTTTTTCACAGTTGAGAAGCAGGAGTATGCCGAGTTTGATGTCAACCTTACTCGTGCCTTGCTCATGGGAACCATTTTCCTTGATATCATATCACTCATCCAGCTCGTTTTCACTGAATGGAACATTGCATACATGCATTTTCGAAAGAAATTACCAAAACGCGTAACACAACGTATTCCATCATTTGTATTGAAAAGAAATCACTGGGCTGAATCAGTTTTCCAGTGTCGTATGTTGGAGTATTGTATGCATACATGCCCCACACGACTTGTCTACCGGTTGGCTGGCTTCGTTTTTGGCTCGACTGGAGTGGTGGACGAAATGAGGCTGTGGTTTTCGCCTTCCATGAAAGTCACTGCAGATTTGAAGGAATTCATTTTCTCTGAGCTCAAAGAAAAATCTTTCAGGACACCAAATTTAGGGGAAGCCATTGAAGCATGTAAAGATAGAGGCCTTTCACCTATTTATGCGGATTTTGTATTGTTTGTAAAGTTTGAATGGAGCATCATTGAGTTCCACTATTTGGAGAGCCTTCTACTCTGGCACATAGCTACTGACCTTTGCTGTGAATGCTGTGAAGATGTGAACAACAAATATAAGTCTCATTGCCAGGCTCTCTCGAATTACATGTTTTATCAACTGGCTCTGCAACCTAGAGTGTTGTTCCAGGATCAAGGAAATTGGGCTGTAGTGTTCCAAGATACGCAGGAAGAAGCATACAGTTTTTTTAAAAAGTACTCAATTTCATTTCATAGGGGAGCTTGCCAAAGGTTGATGTCAGTGAAAACAAAATACAGAGCAGCTTTTTTAAAGGGGCCCAAAAGCAAATCTTTGTTGTTTGATGCTTGCATTTTGGCAAAACAGCTTCGAAGTCTGGGGGAATGCCGGTGGGAGTTAATGGCACAAGTATGGGTAGAGTTGATGTGTTTCGCAGCAATGAATTGCAGCCCAACCACACATGCGATACAACCTAGTAAAGGTGGGGAACTTTTGACTTTCACTTGGTTACTCATGTATCATTTGGGATTAGGAACTCAGTTCTCCAATCCTAGCAAAGTTCGATTGCCATCATTTCTTTGA